One genomic window of Cololabis saira isolate AMF1-May2022 chromosome 3, fColSai1.1, whole genome shotgun sequence includes the following:
- the LOC133440739 gene encoding zinc finger protein 79-like: MKHEDVEVDVSLVNVADVKVENGEPGPNCGQLLLHTSPEAQNKDEEGTESLRSDSSKTADPEPMRRHGDHEDAAVPSDSNCKSKLTRTHTGKKAFSCSTCRKEFSKSSILIDHMKIHTGERPYLCNTFNKPFTKSSALKSHIITHMGEKPYIFKTCGKSYRERSKLVIHSRIHTSEKPYICKTCGKSYRLRSTLVVHSRTHTGESPSLCNTCGKTFTKSSHLNRHITTHTDELIGVEYLYKQTGKVLQDYNVAIEQSENNVVQVDESFIETEEFVNMTLPSLETVRRPAVSQSSAAAPIPPLSAPPSTSSTCLPAVPPSAPSTSSMSLPAVPPSATASPLDSLLMAKSRPAILPATQCSPTQQPSSGAAAQASEASSSHDDSVGPDNIEGYGAVQDLAEFLVGLRHHRLALSGEEANQVITLWQMLGEYDKSKTIYPKRHRTNLEQGRFRATKKIVAPGVESTKRSFIGAHSPAQWPDCNRVVEASS, translated from the exons atgaagcacgaggacgtagaggtggatgtctcattggtcaatgtcgctgatgtgaaagttgaaaatggtgaaccaggaccaaactgtggccagctgctgttgcacacttctcctgaagctcaaaacaaagatgaggaaggaaccgaaagtttacgctcagactccagtaaaactgcagatccggagccaatgagacgacacggggaccacgaagatgctgctgtcccgtcagacagcaactgtaaatcaaagctgaccaggacccacacggggaagaaggcgttttcttgcagcacctgcaggaaagagttcagtaaaagtagtattttaatagatcacatgaagatccacactggcgaaaggccgtacctgtgcaacaccttcAACAAAccctttactaaatcatcagctcttaaaagccacataatcACGCAcatgggcgagaagccctacatcttcaaaacatgtggaaaaagttacagagaACGTTCCAAACTGGTGATTCACTCAAGGATCCACACgagcgagaagccctacatttgcaaaacatgtggaaagagttacaggctacgttccaccctggtggttcactcaaggacccacaccggcgaaagcccgtccctgtgcaacacctgcgggaAAACCTTTACCAAATCATCACATCTTAACcgccacataaccacacacacgg ATGAGCTTATTGGAGTGGAGTATCTCTACAAGCAAACTGGTAAAGTGCTGCAGGATTACAACGTGGCCATTGAGCAGTCAGAGAATAATGTGGTCCAGGTGGATGAGAGTTTCATTGAGACTGAGGAGTTTGTAAACATGACCCTTCCATCCTTGGAGACAGTGCGAAGACCTGCCGTCTCACAATCGTCTGCAGCTGCTCCTATTCCACCACTTTCAGCTCCTCCATCTACCAGCTCCACATGTCTGCCAGCAgtccctccttcagctccatcaACCAGCTCCATGTCTCTGCCAGCAGTCCCTCCTTCAGCTACGGCTTCTCCTTTGGACAGCCTACTGATGGCTAAATCCAGGCCAGCAATTCTTCCTGCTACTCAATGCT CCCCAACACAGCAACCTTCGTCAGGAGCTGCTGCTCAAGCTTCTGAAGCCTCCTCCTCACATGAT gatTCAGTTGGGCCTGACAACATCGAAGGGTATGGAGCAGTACAAGACTTGGCAGAGTTTTTGGTTGGCCTCAGACACCACCGTCTTGCCTTGAGTGGAGAAGAGGCCAACCAGGTCATCACCCTGTGGCAAATGCTGGGGGAGTACGACAAAAGTAAAACCATTTACCCAAAACGTCACCGAACCAACCTGGAACAGGGTCGATTCCGGGCAACCAAAAAGATTGTGGCACCAGGTGTAGAGAGCACCAAAAG ATCTTTCATCGGGGCCCACAGTCCAGCTCAGTGGCCTGACTGTAACAGGGTGGTGGAGGCGTCTTCCTGA